In Bacillus sp. Cs-700, one genomic interval encodes:
- a CDS encoding trypsin-like peptidase domain-containing protein, with translation MFCPKCGTKNIENARFCSQCGHSYTRYQRRNRWWLTGIILTFLLMSGVFIYVFVLDKERVNETTVEETIQPPVEKISDSAKLEEEAIDEKEANASTSQNVTKEKSTTEQKVPSPQTSTEKDKKEIIREAQTKVYTILTDDSLGSGFLFQDNGAIVTNAHVVAGYIDVILRDQDGREMNGKVIGISNQYDVALIEVQNLKGTSPLEMEMKESEVGTEVIALGSPRGLENTASIGYLTGLDRSFESEFQYENVYQIDAQVSPGSSGGPLLDGKTGKVIGINSALLTSDESIAFSIPMYTMTELLTNWSQSPMDENEVASTFNFYNETSAYDEYAEEETETYDIPYDEAGLANFIINFRGNYETALRNEDFGYIEDQLLYDSQAYYEMANYLDEISGQGMVFQFTLNDVTNIDMQTDQAIVSTYEVFDFMNAAGEWSVYERTKDYYVMTDEYGDYKIKHIEIYQ, from the coding sequence ATGTTTTGTCCGAAATGCGGGACGAAAAACATAGAAAATGCTCGGTTTTGCAGCCAGTGTGGTCACTCATATACGAGGTATCAGCGGAGAAATCGATGGTGGTTGACCGGTATTATCCTTACCTTTTTATTAATGAGCGGTGTCTTTATTTACGTTTTCGTTCTTGATAAAGAACGAGTAAATGAAACAACAGTAGAAGAGACGATCCAACCGCCAGTGGAAAAAATCTCTGACTCTGCGAAACTAGAGGAAGAAGCAATAGATGAAAAAGAAGCGAATGCAAGCACATCTCAAAATGTTACTAAGGAAAAAAGCACGACAGAACAGAAAGTCCCTTCCCCTCAAACCTCCACAGAAAAAGATAAGAAAGAAATCATACGTGAAGCACAAACAAAAGTGTATACCATTTTAACCGATGATAGTCTTGGATCTGGATTCTTATTTCAGGATAATGGGGCAATTGTGACGAATGCCCATGTGGTAGCAGGTTATATTGATGTCATCTTGCGCGACCAGGATGGTCGAGAAATGAATGGCAAGGTGATCGGCATCTCAAATCAGTATGATGTCGCTCTCATTGAAGTCCAGAATCTAAAAGGGACTTCTCCTTTGGAGATGGAAATGAAAGAATCTGAAGTTGGAACCGAAGTGATCGCACTTGGAAGCCCTAGAGGATTAGAAAATACAGCATCGATCGGATATCTAACCGGTCTAGACCGTTCATTTGAATCCGAATTTCAATACGAAAACGTCTATCAAATCGATGCTCAAGTTTCCCCAGGAAGCAGCGGCGGACCATTGTTAGATGGAAAGACAGGAAAAGTGATCGGCATTAACTCCGCCCTGTTAACGAGCGATGAATCGATTGCCTTCTCCATCCCAATGTACACAATGACGGAATTATTAACGAACTGGTCGCAGTCTCCAATGGATGAAAATGAAGTCGCCAGTACCTTTAACTTCTACAATGAGACTTCAGCGTATGATGAATATGCAGAAGAGGAAACAGAAACTTATGATATCCCATATGATGAAGCAGGTCTTGCTAACTTTATTATTAATTTCAGAGGAAACTATGAAACGGCATTGCGAAACGAAGACTTTGGTTATATTGAAGACCAGCTTCTGTATGACAGTCAGGCCTATTATGAAATGGCTAACTACCTAGACGAGATAAGCGGTCAGGGCATGGTCTTTCAATTCACGTTAAATGATGTAACCAATATTGACATGCAGACCGATCAAGCGATTGTTAGCACCTATGAGGTTTTTGATTTCATGAATGCGGCTGGGGAATGGAGCGTGTATGAGCGAACCAAAGACTATTATGTTATGACTGATGAATATGGGGATTATAAGATTAAGCATATTGAGATTTATCAGTAG
- the betB gene encoding betaine-aldehyde dehydrogenase, with the protein MDLKLQQYINGKWVGANSGRMRTIINPYNQEIIATVPEGDESDAKAAIAAAREAFDHGEWAFTPATERGVIVRKIAELIERDKEELAHLESLDTGKTVEESRGDMDDIAGVFRYFAELADKDGGELIDAPVANSISKVVHEPVGVCGQITPWNYPLLQASWKLAPALATGNTLIIKPSEITPLTHIKVFELMEEAGVPAGVANLVLGAGDTVGAELSNNTDVDLISFTGGIATGKKIMQAASVNVKNLALELGGKNPNVIFADADFDIAVDQALNGVFFHAGQICSAGTRLIVEESIHDKFVEALVERVKKFKLGSGFDEETQMGPLISAEHLAKVEKYVEAGVQEGATVAVGGKRPEDPELQQGFFYLPTIFTDCTTDMSIVQDEAFGPIITVEKFQAEEEAIKLANDSIYGLAGGVWTKDIAKAERCAAKMRMGTVWINDFNLYFPHAPWGGFKQSGIGRELGKAGLEEYTETKHIFQNLKPEPINWF; encoded by the coding sequence TTGGATCTTAAACTACAACAATACATTAACGGTAAATGGGTTGGCGCAAACTCGGGACGTATGCGTACGATTATTAACCCATATAACCAGGAAATCATTGCAACTGTCCCAGAGGGTGACGAATCAGATGCGAAAGCAGCGATTGCGGCTGCAAGAGAAGCATTTGATCACGGTGAGTGGGCGTTTACGCCTGCAACTGAGCGAGGAGTAATCGTAAGGAAGATTGCTGAATTAATTGAACGAGATAAAGAAGAACTTGCTCATCTTGAATCGTTGGATACTGGTAAAACAGTAGAAGAAAGCCGTGGAGACATGGACGATATCGCTGGCGTGTTCCGTTACTTTGCAGAACTAGCAGATAAAGATGGTGGAGAGCTAATCGATGCTCCGGTAGCAAATTCAATTAGTAAAGTTGTACATGAACCAGTCGGTGTATGTGGTCAAATTACCCCTTGGAACTATCCTTTACTTCAAGCATCTTGGAAACTGGCTCCAGCACTTGCGACAGGAAATACGTTGATTATTAAGCCAAGTGAAATTACGCCACTTACTCATATCAAAGTATTTGAATTAATGGAAGAGGCGGGAGTACCTGCTGGCGTAGCTAACCTCGTTCTCGGTGCGGGAGACACAGTTGGCGCAGAGCTATCAAATAACACGGATGTTGATCTTATTTCCTTCACAGGCGGTATTGCGACTGGAAAGAAAATTATGCAAGCGGCAAGTGTGAATGTGAAGAATCTTGCGCTAGAGCTTGGTGGTAAAAACCCGAACGTGATTTTTGCTGATGCTGATTTTGATATCGCAGTTGATCAAGCGCTAAATGGAGTGTTTTTCCACGCAGGACAAATTTGCTCCGCTGGGACAAGACTTATTGTTGAAGAAAGCATTCACGATAAATTCGTTGAGGCGCTTGTCGAGCGCGTGAAGAAATTCAAACTTGGAAGCGGATTTGATGAAGAGACTCAAATGGGTCCACTGATTTCTGCTGAGCATCTTGCGAAAGTAGAAAAGTATGTTGAAGCAGGGGTTCAGGAAGGCGCGACTGTAGCTGTTGGTGGGAAACGCCCAGAAGATCCAGAACTACAGCAAGGGTTCTTCTACTTGCCAACGATTTTCACAGACTGCACAACCGATATGAGCATTGTTCAAGATGAAGCTTTCGGTCCGATTATCACAGTTGAGAAATTCCAGGCTGAAGAAGAAGCGATCAAGCTTGCAAATGACTCCATTTACGGACTCGCAGGCGGCGTATGGACAAAAGATATTGCAAAGGCAGAACGCTGTGCCGCAAAAATGCGCATGGGTACGGTCTGGATCAATGATTTCAATCTTTATTTCCCGCATGCACCATGGGGTGGATTTAAGCAGTCTGGTATCGGCCGTGAGCTTGGTAAAGCAGGTTTAGAAGAGTATACCGAAACGAAGCATATCTTCCAAAACCTTAAACCTGAACCGATTAATTGGTTCTAA
- the betA gene encoding choline dehydrogenase, with protein sequence MEKYDIVIVGGGSAGSVLGDRLSADGTKSVLVLEAGRKDYSWDLLIQMPAALPFPAGKSLYDWKYESDPEPHMNGRRIKHARGKLLGGSSSINGMIYQRGNPLDYERWGADEGMETWNFAHCLPYFKRLENALGSPDDDLRGHDGPIKLERGPAKNPLFQAFFNAGVEAGYSRTPDVNGFRQEGFGPFDKHVYKGQRLSASRAYLHPAMKRENLTVKTRAFVASIDFDGTRAKGLTYSQNGQMHQVQAGEVILSGGAINTPQLLQLSGVGDAKHLRSLGIKPVVDLPGVGENLQDHLEVYIQHACPQPVSEQPNLNKARMPWIGLQWMLGRTGPAATNHFEGGGFVRSNEDVKYPNLMFHFLPVAVRYDGQKADTAHGFQVHVGPMYSDARGSLKIRSTDPKEHPSMVYNYLSTEQDKREWVEAVRVSREIMKQPAIKPYNSGEISPGPSVQTDEEILEWVRNDAETALHPSCTAKMGPASDPMAVVDPKTMKVHGLDNVRVVDASAMPYVTNGNIHAPVLMLAEKAADLILGRKPLDPIDADFYRHGVHPADAGTVTK encoded by the coding sequence ATGGAAAAGTACGATATTGTCATAGTTGGCGGCGGTAGTGCAGGTTCTGTACTCGGCGACCGTCTAAGCGCAGATGGCACAAAAAGTGTCTTAGTATTAGAAGCAGGCCGAAAAGATTATTCTTGGGATCTCTTAATTCAAATGCCGGCTGCTTTGCCGTTTCCAGCAGGAAAGAGCCTTTACGATTGGAAATATGAATCTGACCCTGAGCCACACATGAATGGGCGTCGTATTAAGCATGCACGAGGAAAGCTACTCGGCGGATCAAGTTCAATTAACGGTATGATTTATCAACGAGGAAATCCGTTGGACTACGAACGCTGGGGAGCAGATGAAGGGATGGAAACGTGGAACTTCGCACACTGTCTTCCGTACTTCAAACGTCTGGAAAATGCTTTAGGATCACCAGATGATGATCTTCGCGGTCACGATGGTCCGATCAAATTGGAGCGTGGACCAGCGAAAAATCCTTTATTCCAGGCTTTCTTTAATGCTGGTGTAGAGGCTGGTTATTCACGAACTCCTGATGTGAACGGTTTCCGTCAGGAAGGATTTGGACCGTTTGATAAGCATGTGTACAAAGGACAGCGTTTGTCTGCCTCTCGTGCTTATTTACACCCAGCTATGAAACGCGAGAACTTAACGGTAAAGACACGTGCTTTCGTTGCTAGTATCGATTTTGATGGTACGCGCGCTAAAGGATTGACCTATTCACAAAACGGGCAAATGCATCAAGTTCAAGCTGGTGAAGTGATCCTTTCAGGTGGAGCGATCAATACGCCGCAGCTTCTTCAACTGTCAGGTGTAGGAGATGCAAAACACCTTCGCTCTCTAGGGATTAAACCAGTTGTCGACCTTCCAGGTGTCGGAGAAAACCTTCAAGATCACCTTGAAGTCTACATCCAGCACGCTTGTCCGCAGCCTGTTTCCGAACAGCCTAACTTGAATAAAGCTCGTATGCCATGGATTGGTTTGCAGTGGATGCTTGGAAGAACGGGGCCTGCAGCGACAAACCATTTTGAAGGTGGAGGCTTTGTTCGTTCCAATGAGGATGTTAAATATCCGAACTTAATGTTCCACTTCCTTCCTGTTGCCGTCCGTTACGATGGTCAAAAAGCGGATACGGCTCACGGATTCCAGGTTCACGTAGGACCAATGTACTCTGACGCTCGTGGCTCATTAAAGATCCGTTCGACAGATCCGAAAGAGCATCCAAGCATGGTTTACAACTATCTTTCTACTGAACAGGACAAACGCGAGTGGGTGGAAGCCGTACGAGTTTCTCGTGAAATTATGAAGCAACCAGCGATCAAACCTTATAACTCAGGAGAAATTTCTCCAGGTCCTTCTGTTCAAACAGACGAAGAGATTTTGGAATGGGTAAGAAACGATGCTGAAACTGCCCTTCACCCGTCTTGTACGGCAAAAATGGGACCGGCTTCTGATCCAATGGCAGTCGTTGATCCGAAAACGATGAAAGTTCATGGTCTGGATAATGTACGTGTAGTCGATGCGTCAGCTATGCCTTATGTAACGAACGGCAATATTCACGCACCTGTCTTGATGTTAGCAGAAAAGGCAGCCGACCTGATCCTTGGTCGTAAACCACTCGATCCAATTGATGCTGACTTCTATCGTCATGGCGTTCATCCGGCAGATGCAGGTACGGTAACAAAATAA
- a CDS encoding sodium:solute symporter family protein translates to MFVYLGTTNSNVNWGSFIAMLVFYGIIYYIGAFMASGKSESASDMMVAKRSLPLWISMFTMAATWVGGGYISGTAESTYSLGLVWAQAPWGYALSLIVGGIFYARKMRRYEFMTMIDPLEQRFGKKVAGVLYIPALLGEVFWSGAILTALGTTFGTILGLDFQTSIILSAIIAVAYTVVGGMWSVAFTDVFQMLAVMIGLFLVLPYALSEVGGLSSVWNHYQTDMGSYASLFPPLDGWKDPEWGNYYWNWWDFALLLVFGGIPWQVYFQRVLSAKSENTAMWLSIIAGFICIIAAIPAVIIGAIGLDTDWASLGVNAPDNPSMILPYVLQYLTPGVIGAIGLGALAAAVMSSMDSSILSASSMAAWNVYRPLFKPNASSDQLKKMIKRSIVLVGIAATIIALNVQSVYALWYLAADLVYVILFPQLTTALFLKDANKYGSIAGLVVSFILRIGGGEPIIGLPVFLPYPMIEDGIVLFPFRTLAMVAGLVTIIVVSKATKKMCPPKPLLMPAERENGNEKIAS, encoded by the coding sequence ATGTTTGTTTATTTAGGAACGACCAATTCGAATGTTAACTGGGGCTCTTTTATTGCCATGTTAGTATTCTACGGAATTATCTATTATATTGGAGCGTTTATGGCAAGTGGTAAATCGGAATCTGCATCAGATATGATGGTAGCGAAACGTTCTTTACCATTGTGGATCTCAATGTTTACAATGGCTGCCACATGGGTTGGTGGCGGTTACATATCAGGAACCGCAGAATCAACTTATTCACTTGGACTAGTATGGGCACAGGCGCCATGGGGATATGCGCTAAGTTTAATTGTTGGTGGTATCTTCTATGCGAGAAAAATGCGTCGCTATGAATTTATGACCATGATTGATCCACTTGAACAGCGCTTCGGAAAGAAGGTTGCTGGTGTCTTGTATATTCCCGCTCTTTTAGGAGAGGTCTTCTGGAGTGGTGCAATCTTAACAGCTTTAGGAACAACTTTTGGAACAATACTAGGTTTGGATTTTCAAACGTCTATTATTCTATCAGCCATTATTGCAGTGGCTTACACTGTCGTAGGTGGCATGTGGTCCGTTGCATTTACTGATGTCTTCCAAATGCTCGCTGTTATGATCGGACTGTTCTTAGTGCTTCCTTACGCACTATCAGAAGTAGGCGGGTTAAGTTCGGTTTGGAATCACTATCAAACCGATATGGGAAGCTATGCAAGTCTATTTCCTCCATTAGATGGATGGAAAGATCCTGAGTGGGGCAACTATTATTGGAACTGGTGGGATTTTGCCTTACTACTCGTTTTCGGTGGAATTCCGTGGCAAGTTTATTTCCAACGTGTTCTTTCCGCAAAATCGGAAAACACGGCGATGTGGCTTTCAATTATCGCAGGATTCATCTGTATTATTGCAGCGATCCCAGCCGTTATTATTGGGGCGATCGGATTAGATACAGATTGGGCAAGTCTAGGTGTAAATGCTCCTGATAACCCATCAATGATTCTCCCTTATGTGTTGCAATATTTAACGCCAGGAGTGATTGGCGCGATTGGACTTGGCGCTCTCGCAGCTGCCGTTATGTCGTCGATGGATTCTTCTATTCTATCAGCCTCTTCTATGGCTGCCTGGAATGTGTATCGACCATTGTTCAAGCCAAATGCATCAAGCGATCAGCTTAAGAAAATGATCAAGCGCTCGATCGTTTTGGTTGGAATTGCAGCCACGATCATTGCACTGAACGTTCAAAGCGTCTACGCATTGTGGTATCTTGCTGCCGACCTTGTCTATGTTATTCTATTTCCTCAGTTAACAACCGCTTTGTTCTTGAAAGATGCGAATAAATACGGTTCAATTGCAGGATTAGTCGTTTCTTTCATCCTTCGAATAGGTGGTGGAGAACCAATCATTGGACTTCCGGTTTTCCTACCTTATCCGATGATTGAAGATGGCATTGTTCTGTTCCCGTTCCGAACACTCGCAATGGTAGCAGGTTTGGTAACCATTATCGTCGTGTCTAAAGCGACCAAGAAAATGTGTCCACCAAAACCGCTATTGATGCCAGCTGAAAGAGAAAATGGTAATGAAAAGATTGCCTCGTAG
- a CDS encoding GbsR/MarR family transcriptional regulator, protein MSESNERPRMKIEEAKDKVIGAIAETMDLYGVTPAAANLYATMYFKDQMTLDEMRTELGMSKPSMSTSVRKLQEIEMVKKTFTRGSRKHTYVAEKNFFRSFMAFYCQMWEREVKMNLEAIEEAQEDFIDVIKDSTSTPEIVATAKKHYDQLEESKKYYHWLDDLVESIRSGKIFEFLPKDQED, encoded by the coding sequence ATGAGTGAATCTAATGAAAGACCTAGAATGAAGATTGAAGAAGCTAAAGATAAAGTGATTGGCGCCATTGCGGAGACGATGGATTTATATGGTGTCACGCCTGCTGCCGCTAATTTATACGCGACGATGTACTTTAAAGACCAAATGACTCTTGATGAAATGCGCACGGAACTCGGAATGAGTAAACCAAGCATGAGTACGAGCGTCCGCAAGCTTCAAGAAATCGAGATGGTGAAAAAAACGTTTACACGCGGCTCAAGAAAACATACTTACGTAGCTGAGAAAAATTTCTTCCGTTCCTTTATGGCGTTTTACTGCCAAATGTGGGAGCGCGAAGTGAAAATGAATTTGGAAGCCATTGAGGAAGCACAAGAAGATTTCATAGACGTGATTAAAGATTCCACCAGCACTCCAGAGATCGTAGCAACCGCAAAGAAACACTATGATCAATTAGAGGAATCGAAAAAATACTATCACTGGTTGGATGATTTAGTTGAAAGTATCAGAAGCGGTAAGATTTTTGAGTTTCTACCAAAAGATCAAGAGGATTAA
- a CDS encoding glycine betaine ABC transporter substrate-binding protein has translation MIQRKKGLSVMIAILMVAVLTACGNSGESGAESDGIDKTIAIGQINWAENIAVTNMWKVILEDKGYDVEFNYLNMGSTMTALDSGDLDASLEVWLPVQDANYLEKYRDTVNFSEETWYDDAKVGLVVPTYLEDINSVKDLNEHKELFNSEIVGFDPGAGTMEVTEQLIKDYDLDFELVPSSESAMLAEIKKAVKDEEPIVAPLWSPHWVFSKYDLKFLEDPKNTFGGVEKIHHATRQGFDEDYPEVSKWFKNWKMNDQQIGELIDDVESSEEPVDGAKKWVEENQDLIDEWVK, from the coding sequence ATGATACAGAGAAAAAAAGGACTTAGCGTGATGATCGCGATCTTAATGGTGGCTGTACTAACCGCTTGCGGAAATAGCGGCGAATCGGGTGCAGAATCAGATGGAATAGATAAAACGATAGCCATTGGTCAAATTAATTGGGCCGAAAATATTGCTGTCACAAATATGTGGAAAGTGATTTTAGAAGATAAGGGATATGACGTAGAATTTAACTATTTGAACATGGGTTCTACCATGACGGCGTTAGATAGTGGGGATCTTGATGCTAGTTTAGAAGTATGGCTACCCGTTCAGGATGCGAATTACTTAGAAAAATATCGGGATACGGTGAACTTCTCAGAAGAAACGTGGTATGACGATGCAAAAGTAGGACTTGTTGTTCCAACTTATTTGGAAGACATTAATAGCGTAAAAGATTTAAATGAACATAAAGAACTGTTCAATAGCGAAATTGTTGGCTTTGATCCTGGCGCCGGTACGATGGAGGTGACCGAACAACTAATCAAAGACTATGATCTCGATTTTGAACTAGTCCCAAGCTCTGAATCTGCCATGTTAGCAGAGATTAAAAAAGCAGTAAAAGATGAAGAACCAATCGTAGCTCCACTTTGGAGTCCACACTGGGTATTCTCCAAATACGACTTAAAATTCCTAGAAGACCCGAAGAATACATTCGGGGGTGTTGAGAAAATCCACCATGCGACTAGGCAAGGATTTGACGAAGATTATCCCGAAGTAAGCAAATGGTTTAAAAACTGGAAGATGAATGATCAACAAATCGGTGAGCTGATTGACGATGTGGAAAGTAGCGAAGAGCCTGTTGATGGAGCTAAGAAATGGGTTGAGGAAAACCAAGATTTAATTGATGAATGGGTGAAATAA
- the ltaE gene encoding low-specificity L-threonine aldolase, with translation MIDLRSDTVTKPSEKMRKAMYKAEVGDDVYGEDPTVNKLEELAAHRLGKEDALFVTSGTQGNQIAGLVHCKPGQEVIMEAEAHIFLYEAAALSAFAGVQIKTLDGVNGAMKPSDVEAAIRGDDIHQPETGLICLENTHNKAGGAVVPPENMELIYHISKKHDIPVHLDGARLFNAAVASQISVKEFAKYTDSVQFCLSKGLGAPVGSMIAGSSDFISQARKWRKRLGGGLRQVGVLAAPGIIALEENVKLLEKDHENAKHLADGLQNIEGVRVKNKIETNIILVDIKKSNKTTEHFIELLKENSIQAGPFGPNIIRFVTNNGITKEDIDQVLITVQRILNK, from the coding sequence GTGATAGATTTACGAAGTGATACGGTAACAAAACCAAGTGAAAAGATGAGGAAAGCGATGTACAAGGCTGAAGTAGGGGATGATGTTTATGGAGAAGATCCCACTGTAAATAAGCTTGAAGAACTCGCTGCACATAGACTTGGAAAAGAAGATGCCTTGTTTGTAACAAGTGGCACCCAAGGAAATCAAATCGCAGGATTAGTACACTGTAAACCTGGTCAAGAAGTGATCATGGAAGCCGAAGCGCATATCTTTCTTTACGAAGCTGCAGCATTGTCCGCTTTTGCGGGTGTTCAAATAAAAACCTTAGATGGTGTGAATGGTGCTATGAAACCAAGTGATGTAGAAGCAGCCATCCGAGGCGATGATATTCATCAGCCTGAAACCGGACTAATCTGTTTAGAAAACACTCATAATAAAGCAGGCGGAGCCGTTGTTCCACCTGAAAATATGGAGTTAATCTATCATATATCGAAAAAACACGATATCCCCGTTCACTTAGATGGTGCACGATTATTTAATGCTGCTGTTGCTTCTCAAATCTCAGTTAAAGAATTTGCGAAGTATACTGACTCTGTTCAGTTTTGCTTATCTAAAGGGTTAGGTGCACCGGTGGGCTCAATGATTGCAGGGTCTTCTGATTTTATTTCTCAAGCTCGAAAGTGGCGTAAACGGTTAGGTGGCGGACTTAGGCAGGTTGGCGTACTCGCTGCACCTGGAATTATTGCACTTGAAGAAAACGTTAAACTCCTTGAGAAAGATCATGAAAATGCAAAGCACCTTGCTGACGGCCTTCAAAATATTGAGGGAGTACGCGTTAAAAATAAAATAGAAACAAATATTATTTTAGTGGATATCAAGAAATCTAACAAAACCACGGAGCATTTCATAGAGTTGTTAAAAGAAAATTCTATACAAGCAGGCCCATTTGGTCCTAATATTATTAGATTTGTAACGAACAATGGCATTACTAAAGAGGATATTGACCAAGTATTGATAACCGTTCAAAGGATACTAAACAAGTAA
- a CDS encoding general stress protein, with translation MNNKIIGGVFSNVGSAEQAITELQRHGYGSNDISVFAKDKSKVHVLEEEMETSVTSNKGGRGKNAGKGAGLGALSGGALGGIGGLIAGLGLLAIPGIGPLAAAGPIAAALTGAGVGAGGGGIIGALVGAGIPERDAAQYENHLKDGKIIVIVEASEKVQDKVYRTFLSNKTENKSMYPDHYQNHDHENAHTSHDRTTTNNHDEKTNPLKDNAHSESPNTNFTNRSNETRTRTSERHHSSRTRD, from the coding sequence ATGAATAACAAAATTATAGGTGGCGTTTTTTCTAATGTAGGAAGTGCCGAACAAGCCATAACAGAATTACAGCGTCATGGCTATGGTTCCAACGACATATCTGTTTTTGCTAAAGATAAAAGTAAAGTACATGTCTTAGAAGAAGAAATGGAAACATCCGTTACATCCAATAAAGGTGGGCGTGGAAAAAATGCTGGAAAAGGAGCTGGGTTAGGAGCTTTATCTGGCGGAGCCTTAGGAGGGATTGGCGGTTTAATTGCAGGTTTAGGTCTTCTCGCGATCCCCGGCATCGGCCCCCTTGCTGCAGCAGGTCCAATCGCCGCTGCTCTTACTGGTGCAGGAGTAGGTGCTGGTGGTGGTGGAATCATCGGCGCGCTTGTAGGTGCTGGAATACCTGAGAGAGACGCAGCACAGTATGAAAACCATTTGAAAGATGGAAAAATAATCGTAATCGTAGAAGCTTCAGAAAAAGTACAAGATAAGGTCTATCGCACCTTCCTTTCGAATAAAACAGAAAACAAGTCCATGTATCCTGATCATTATCAAAATCATGATCATGAGAATGCTCACACTTCACACGACCGCACTACTACAAACAATCATGATGAAAAAACAAATCCATTAAAAGATAACGCACATTCTGAAAGCCCAAATACGAACTTCACCAATAGATCGAATGAAACGCGCACAAGAACCTCTGAGAGACATCACTCTTCTCGCACCCGTGACTAA
- a CDS encoding TetR/AcrR family transcriptional regulator yields the protein MSKLPMSERIERAALPLFARKGFEGTSLSKIAECVGIKKPSLYAHFASKEDLFFAILQKVNRDYRDFLEMQVQQYRELSTERQLYRLLKDHTTYLENEDLGLLFKRFMLFPPLVLKETFNEQFIQSEEALTNVLLGVVNEGIRRGDIQGDSDVVIDAYICLLDGTFEQLFYYSEVEHEERLQNAWRIFWRGIQG from the coding sequence ATGTCCAAGCTACCGATGAGTGAACGGATCGAACGAGCAGCTCTCCCGTTATTTGCGAGAAAAGGTTTCGAAGGTACATCATTAAGTAAAATTGCGGAATGTGTTGGCATAAAAAAACCCTCATTATATGCTCATTTTGCAAGTAAAGAAGATCTTTTCTTCGCGATTCTTCAAAAAGTAAATCGAGATTATCGCGATTTTCTAGAAATGCAAGTTCAACAGTATCGTGAACTGTCGACGGAAAGACAGTTATATCGCTTATTGAAAGACCATACAACCTATCTTGAAAATGAAGATCTTGGCCTTCTCTTTAAGAGGTTCATGCTTTTTCCCCCGTTAGTACTGAAAGAAACATTTAACGAACAGTTTATTCAATCAGAAGAAGCGTTAACCAACGTATTATTAGGTGTAGTGAATGAGGGGATAAGAAGAGGAGATATTCAAGGCGATTCTGATGTGGTAATCGATGCATATATTTGTCTACTAGATGGCACATTTGAACAGCTCTTTTATTATTCTGAAGTAGAGCATGAAGAGCGTCTCCAAAATGCTTGGCGTATTTTCTGGAGAGGGATTCAAGGGTGA